The Natronomonas salsuginis genomic sequence TCATGCGCGCGGGCGAGGACGACCTTCGCGAGGTCGACGGGATCGGCGAGATAACCGCCGAACGGATCCGAACCGTGACGAAAAGCGAGTACGCGAATCGCAACTAGAGCCGGCGAACGCTTTCGAGCGTCTCCGCCGCTTCCCGCGCCGCGGCGAGGAGGTCGCGCTTTCTGCCGACATCTCGCGTTTCGGCAGCTCGCTGGGTCAGCGACCCGATCTCGTTTACGAGCGTGCGTTCTGTGGTTCGGAGCGTTTCACCGTCTCCCCCTGTCTCGATGGCGCGTCCCGCCTCCTCGCCGCTGGCGTCGGGATCACGGCGGGCAGGCGGATCGACCCGTGCCGGTCGGGTGTCACGCGCGGGTGTCGGCGCCGATTCCGCTGTTGGTGCCGATTCCGCCGTCGGTTCTGACCCGTCGTCGGTTTCGACGGACGCTTCGCCCGACTCCTCGACGGCCGTCGTTTCCACCGTCTCTCGATCCGTTCCAGGCTCCGTTTTCGACCCGACGTTGCCGTCCGCATCGGCCG encodes the following:
- a CDS encoding Sjogren's syndrome/scleroderma autoantigen 1 family protein — protein: MSDFDREAEREKLREKYERDKEKRAASERMSELLLQGATMTNRHCPTCRSPVFRYDGREFCPTCEKEVTEDGELLDGDDGQAASDAEPSTAPADADGNVGSKTEPGTDRETVETTAVEESGEASVETDDGSEPTAESAPTAESAPTPARDTRPARVDPPARRDPDASGEEAGRAIETGGDGETLRTTERTLVNEIGSLTQRAAETRDVGRKRDLLAAAREAAETLESVRRL